One segment of Acidianus sp. HS-5 DNA contains the following:
- the hsp14 gene encoding archaeal heat shock protein Hsp14 — translation MSLTTYVRKEISKRLEDLTRSFYENVLPPVDIYEEGGYLNIDADLPGFQKDKIHLRLTSSNEIVIEAEREIPESGVKYLTQRPKRLSRTIKLPVTVKKDSQVTAKYDNGVLHISIPVEGTTSIKIE, via the coding sequence ATGAGCTTAACTACCTACGTTAGAAAAGAGATATCAAAAAGGTTAGAAGATCTAACTAGAAGTTTTTACGAAAATGTACTACCTCCTGTTGATATATATGAAGAAGGAGGATACTTAAACATTGATGCTGATCTACCTGGATTTCAAAAGGATAAAATACATCTAAGGTTAACGTCTTCAAACGAGATAGTAATTGAAGCAGAAAGAGAAATTCCTGAGAGCGGAGTAAAATACTTAACTCAAAGACCTAAAAGACTCTCTAGAACTATCAAACTTCCAGTTACAGTAAAAAAGGATTCACAAGTTACTGCAAAATACGATAACGGAGTTCTTCATATCTCAATACCAGTTGAAGGAACTACATCAATAAAAATAGAATAA
- a CDS encoding AarF/UbiB family protein: MLRTLYVGFKLLPRVLMLRHYRRLTLDNKKVDEKEIEKEAEKMLNTLVSLGPAFIKLGQMLSVHSDLLPEGYLKVLSRLQDEVPPEPWNKVHEEIKEDLGEEFLKKIKINPNPIASASIAQVYLAELDGKEVVLKVNRPNIRKEVEEDIKVMKTLTPFLKYIFDESFYESAKAIIDDFSSRIFDEMDFTKEEFYMKKIREELSFPDVRIPKPIYATKRVLVMEYVKSHKVTSEEAKKIIPPENLAYKVFRTFMVMILEKEYFHADPHPGNIGVDNEGNLVLYDFGMVGRMDKDTRNKLVRAYVALTRLDGIELTKVLDELGAIQPEADRELLAKGIEIFLKTFEGVTPETLEVEDFINASNEVFYRFPLRLPQKLVLYIRTTSTLGGTCVTIYPEFNFFSNLVKLIEDEDLVIPAVIDQVKDTFSSYVRKFRSSLLEKPIIEKKSTSRDYYLSVVIAVISILSYIITKNVVLALLLIILALIMKK; the protein is encoded by the coding sequence ATGTTAAGAACACTTTACGTCGGCTTCAAATTACTTCCTAGAGTATTAATGCTAAGGCATTATAGAAGACTTACTTTAGATAATAAGAAGGTCGATGAAAAAGAAATTGAGAAAGAAGCAGAAAAGATGTTAAATACTCTTGTCTCCTTAGGTCCTGCATTTATTAAATTAGGACAGATGCTCTCTGTTCATTCAGACTTACTTCCTGAAGGTTACTTAAAGGTATTATCAAGGCTACAGGACGAGGTTCCACCTGAACCTTGGAATAAAGTTCATGAAGAGATTAAGGAAGATTTAGGGGAAGAATTCCTTAAAAAGATTAAGATTAATCCAAACCCTATAGCTTCTGCTAGCATTGCTCAAGTCTATTTAGCTGAGCTCGATGGTAAAGAAGTAGTGCTGAAGGTTAACAGACCTAACATAAGGAAGGAAGTTGAGGAAGATATAAAGGTAATGAAAACTCTTACTCCTTTTCTTAAGTACATTTTCGATGAGTCTTTTTATGAAAGTGCTAAGGCAATAATTGATGATTTTTCTTCAAGAATATTTGATGAAATGGACTTTACTAAAGAAGAATTTTACATGAAGAAAATAAGGGAAGAGTTGAGCTTCCCCGACGTCAGAATTCCTAAGCCGATTTATGCTACTAAGAGAGTTCTGGTAATGGAGTATGTTAAATCTCATAAGGTAACCTCAGAGGAAGCGAAGAAAATTATCCCTCCCGAAAATCTTGCTTATAAGGTATTTAGGACTTTCATGGTTATGATATTAGAGAAAGAATACTTTCACGCAGATCCTCATCCTGGAAACATAGGAGTTGATAATGAAGGCAATTTAGTGTTATACGACTTTGGAATGGTAGGAAGAATGGATAAGGATACTAGGAATAAACTTGTAAGAGCTTACGTAGCCTTAACCAGGCTTGATGGAATAGAGCTTACGAAGGTATTAGATGAACTAGGTGCAATACAGCCTGAGGCTGATAGGGAGCTCTTGGCTAAAGGAATAGAGATTTTCCTTAAGACCTTTGAAGGAGTAACTCCAGAAACGTTGGAAGTTGAGGATTTTATAAATGCGTCAAACGAGGTATTTTATAGGTTCCCTTTAAGGTTACCTCAAAAGTTAGTCCTTTACATTAGGACTACGTCAACTCTTGGTGGTACATGTGTTACAATTTATCCCGAATTTAATTTCTTCTCAAATTTGGTTAAGCTAATAGAAGATGAAGACCTCGTAATACCTGCTGTTATAGATCAAGTAAAGGATACTTTCTCTTCTTATGTTAGGAAATTCAGAAGTTCTCTCCTAGAGAAGCCAATCATTGAGAAAAAGTCAACTTCAAGAGATTATTATCTAAGCGTAGTAATAGCTGTAATCTCCATATTATCTTATATAATCACAAAAAATGTTGTACTGGCTTTACTTTTAATAATTTTAGCATTAATCATGAAAAAATAA
- a CDS encoding OFA family MFS transporter — MKKENFIIIGFVIMSFNSLYQYSWNALEPLLKEGFSVSIVEISLGFSLFTIFSSGFQPLGGNFADKFGPKKVALISSVLSALGFLGTSFSSSIYEFFIFWSLGSIGEGILYGISSNLAVKWFKKRMAFATGLISLGFGLGSAFADPFILMSKSFRVVTLIIGLTELIILPILSLFIEYPTMQSGKSPKEAILSKTFWLIYLSFVTATVPLLVISSSLSIIGKVLSFQELSILISIFPVLSGSGRPIFGQIADKLGVIKTTVIVDGIIVLGSVSLFFNQIIPAVVVIGLAGGAVITLYFNVSGIVFGTRYSTVNNGILYTGKAVAGFLGSVMFNYLFLLNPALAYLFVLLSSTVGAVTLYFIFHHTQPAESSSQFRRGL; from the coding sequence GTGAAGAAGGAGAACTTCATAATAATAGGCTTCGTAATAATGTCTTTCAATTCGTTGTATCAATATTCCTGGAACGCTTTAGAACCCCTGCTTAAAGAAGGATTTAGCGTAAGTATAGTTGAAATTTCCTTAGGTTTCTCGCTCTTTACAATATTCTCCTCCGGATTTCAACCTTTAGGAGGAAATTTTGCTGATAAGTTTGGACCTAAAAAAGTCGCGTTAATTTCTTCAGTGCTTTCAGCCTTAGGATTTCTGGGTACTTCCTTTTCTTCCAGTATTTATGAGTTCTTCATATTTTGGTCTTTGGGGAGTATAGGAGAAGGAATTCTTTACGGAATATCTTCCAACTTAGCAGTTAAATGGTTTAAGAAAAGGATGGCTTTCGCTACTGGTTTGATTTCCTTAGGCTTTGGCTTAGGTTCAGCTTTTGCAGACCCTTTTATATTAATGTCGAAAAGCTTCAGGGTAGTAACCCTAATAATAGGTTTAACTGAACTGATAATTCTGCCCATCCTTTCTCTATTTATTGAATACCCAACAATGCAGAGTGGAAAATCGCCTAAAGAGGCAATACTTTCCAAGACTTTTTGGTTAATTTATTTATCATTTGTTACTGCTACTGTCCCTCTACTTGTTATATCCTCTTCTTTATCAATAATAGGCAAGGTCTTATCATTTCAAGAATTATCAATACTCATCTCAATCTTTCCGGTGTTAAGTGGATCTGGGAGACCGATTTTCGGTCAAATTGCAGATAAGTTAGGCGTAATAAAAACTACCGTAATTGTTGACGGTATAATAGTGCTCGGCAGTGTCTCTCTTTTCTTTAATCAAATAATTCCTGCAGTAGTAGTAATAGGCTTAGCCGGAGGTGCAGTAATAACTCTCTATTTTAATGTTTCAGGAATAGTTTTCGGTACTAGGTACTCAACCGTAAATAACGGAATCTTATATACAGGAAAAGCAGTTGCAGGTTTCCTTGGCAGCGTAATGTTTAATTATTTATTCCTCTTAAACCCGGCATTAGCTTACTTATTTGTATTGCTCTCTTCAACAGTAGGTGCTGTAACTTTATACTTTATATTTCATCATACTCAGCCCGCTGAAAGCTCGTCACAATTCAGGCGGGGCCTCTAA
- a CDS encoding zinc ribbon domain-containing protein, with amino-acid sequence MVKYCPRCGAQVTDEARFCPKCGFDFSTLQQSAPSTSSQQPPQQPPYQPPPSNPPTYQQPTNPPPYQQPPYQQPPYQPNQPPYQPPPSNPPTYQQQTESLISTANKAARYTPMLTKYGKLLLLLSIIFEALTTILVSSCIISSLTKISAPASDIAPLALLLVSAVIYLISPVFSAFSRGINISKLTMILAILAFILLGITYIVFSKESGYTSGYIGITSITIYGTTFTISITTGIIILIGAALVIFTLFINMGGFINSIIQIVGIILIYIYTVSNNFNFESMLWGIALIIALIFNMIPSFYRGNYLQMATGIGYSIAVLLFTIGMIITGASQVSAPSPSSLGISGGIINGAYGTYIAAGAIGIIAGIIGLIDSIFILIYTLAYKAMPNL; translated from the coding sequence ATGGTAAAATATTGTCCAAGATGTGGAGCTCAAGTAACAGATGAAGCCAGGTTCTGTCCTAAATGCGGGTTCGATTTTTCAACCCTCCAACAATCCGCTCCGAGTACGTCCTCACAACAGCCCCCACAGCAACCACCATATCAACCACCTCCTAGTAATCCACCAACTTATCAACAACCTACTAACCCACCACCGTATCAACAGCCTCCTTATCAGCAACCACCATATCAACCGAACCAACCACCATATCAACCACCTCCTAGTAATCCACCAACTTATCAACAGCAAACAGAGTCATTAATTTCTACAGCAAATAAGGCTGCTAGATATACACCAATGTTAACTAAATATGGTAAGCTGCTGCTATTATTATCTATAATATTTGAGGCACTAACAACCATTTTAGTCTCATCTTGCATTATTTCATCCCTAACTAAGATTTCAGCTCCAGCTAGTGATATTGCTCCTTTAGCACTGCTACTAGTATCTGCGGTAATTTACCTAATATCTCCAGTATTTTCGGCATTTAGTAGAGGTATTAATATTAGTAAATTAACAATGATTTTAGCTATTTTAGCGTTTATTTTATTAGGAATTACATATATAGTATTTTCAAAAGAATCCGGATATACTTCAGGATATATAGGAATTACAAGTATAACAATATATGGTACAACGTTTACAATAAGCATTACTACCGGGATAATAATTCTTATAGGTGCAGCATTAGTTATATTTACATTGTTTATAAACATGGGCGGTTTCATAAATTCCATCATCCAGATTGTTGGAATAATATTAATTTATATATACACTGTCTCTAATAATTTCAACTTTGAATCAATGCTATGGGGAATAGCATTAATTATAGCATTAATATTCAACATGATTCCTAGTTTCTACAGAGGAAATTATCTACAGATGGCCACTGGAATAGGCTATAGTATAGCAGTATTATTGTTCACAATAGGTATGATAATAACCGGGGCATCGCAAGTCTCCGCTCCTTCCCCCAGTTCTTTAGGAATTTCAGGAGGAATAATAAACGGAGCCTACGGAACCTACATTGCTGCCGGAGCCATAGGAATAATAGCTGGAATAATAGGACTTATAGACTCTATATTCATACTAATCTACACCTTAGCTTACAAAGCAATGCCAAATTTATAA
- a CDS encoding ABC transporter substrate-binding protein, giving the protein MERIITLDPATTEIVAFLDGTSRIVGVSEDSDYPEEIKSRAKVTRKLVNVDNSLPSEVIDEIVRRHIKERKPLHEALWDKIYELDPDLIVGQGICEVCALPAISTLEMKENAFPKKFRISRMEVFNPSTFMDIPKETMKIAKVLGRERKAEELEDEFRESTEESQGLGRGTKTVVIEWIKPIHLIGKWVSDMVNLMGSIPLARPGGQGGVFDWEVIKEFNPDYLIISPCSFSVNRSLMEIEKITSLPGYSDLNAVKEDHVYVLEPLYARASQKTLEFLNALKEIYTSGEVDRRYGIRL; this is encoded by the coding sequence ATGGAAAGAATTATAACTTTAGACCCTGCAACTACAGAAATTGTAGCTTTTCTGGACGGCACATCAAGAATTGTTGGAGTTTCAGAAGATTCTGACTACCCAGAGGAAATTAAAAGTAGGGCAAAAGTTACGAGAAAGCTAGTAAACGTGGATAACTCATTACCTTCAGAAGTAATAGATGAGATTGTAAGGAGACATATAAAGGAGAGAAAACCTTTACACGAGGCACTATGGGATAAAATCTACGAACTTGACCCAGACCTGATAGTAGGTCAAGGAATTTGCGAAGTCTGTGCATTACCTGCAATATCTACCTTGGAAATGAAGGAAAACGCTTTCCCTAAAAAGTTCAGAATTTCGAGAATGGAAGTTTTCAACCCATCAACTTTCATGGATATACCTAAAGAAACTATGAAGATAGCTAAAGTTTTAGGTAGGGAGAGAAAGGCTGAAGAGCTTGAGGACGAGTTCAGAGAGAGTACTGAGGAGAGTCAAGGATTGGGCAGAGGAACAAAGACAGTCGTAATAGAATGGATAAAGCCAATACACCTCATAGGAAAATGGGTTTCTGATATGGTAAATTTGATGGGCTCTATTCCATTAGCGAGACCTGGAGGCCAAGGAGGAGTTTTTGATTGGGAAGTGATAAAGGAATTCAATCCAGACTATTTGATAATTTCTCCGTGCAGTTTTTCAGTTAACAGGAGTTTAATGGAAATTGAGAAAATTACTTCTCTCCCGGGGTATTCTGACCTCAATGCAGTAAAAGAAGACCACGTCTATGTGCTGGAGCCACTCTATGCTAGGGCTTCTCAAAAGACTTTAGAATTTCTGAATGCTTTAAAGGAAATATACACCTCAGGAGAAGTTGATAGGAGATACGGTATAAGACTTTAA
- a CDS encoding winged helix-turn-helix domain-containing protein encodes MDIFEAIANETRRKIIKILKEKGKAGFSDLMNELSIDSPSLAFHLRKLGNLIQKVNDEYVLTEEGKRAYNIIMEVEGKEEVKEKSSTPIIASPPDIVKISSIGIYEITPELVKRLKDNKNKLEIYEVGVLKIDKSVKPEDINDIFEKIYEVGIIMCEPDQYSAISSKISEVGFVTSPNSPMSKLIDLNKIATNFHKMFLRKTGKITVFDSPIKPPKNLEVELDGSKLTLTQGESHLKVECSSFDDAEINLGDKAKIELDGCSAVLSLITLEKLSIEADGSKAELNTEVKEVNIDSDGSEVDLNLTGSEKVSIDSDGSNIKGKLAFPSGGNLDIDSNASNIVLTLDLPKDAGIITDVDSNMSYVKVPPIRQGEKRLKISADVNVGKLMIEES; translated from the coding sequence ATGGACATATTTGAAGCAATAGCAAACGAGACTAGAAGGAAGATAATTAAAATTCTTAAAGAAAAAGGTAAGGCAGGTTTTTCGGATTTAATGAATGAACTTAGTATAGATAGTCCGTCATTAGCCTTTCATCTGAGGAAATTAGGAAACTTGATACAGAAAGTCAATGATGAGTATGTTTTAACAGAGGAAGGTAAGAGGGCCTACAATATAATCATGGAAGTTGAAGGAAAAGAAGAAGTTAAGGAAAAGAGTTCAACTCCCATTATTGCCTCTCCTCCAGATATTGTGAAGATTTCTAGCATAGGGATTTATGAAATAACTCCGGAACTCGTAAAGAGGCTTAAGGATAATAAAAATAAGTTGGAAATATATGAAGTAGGGGTATTGAAAATAGACAAATCTGTAAAACCTGAAGATATAAATGATATATTTGAGAAAATATATGAAGTAGGGATAATAATGTGTGAGCCAGACCAATATTCCGCAATCTCTTCTAAAATATCTGAAGTAGGATTTGTAACATCTCCAAATTCTCCAATGAGTAAACTAATTGATTTAAATAAAATTGCAACAAATTTTCATAAGATGTTTCTGAGAAAAACAGGGAAAATTACTGTATTTGATTCTCCTATAAAGCCTCCTAAAAATCTTGAGGTTGAGCTCGACGGAAGTAAATTAACATTAACACAAGGAGAATCTCACTTAAAAGTTGAGTGTTCATCATTCGATGACGCTGAAATAAACTTAGGAGATAAAGCTAAAATCGAATTAGACGGTTGTAGTGCAGTATTAAGTTTGATTACTCTGGAAAAGTTAAGTATCGAAGCAGATGGGAGTAAGGCTGAGTTAAATACCGAGGTTAAAGAAGTCAACATTGATTCTGACGGTAGTGAAGTCGACCTAAACTTAACCGGCAGTGAAAAAGTTAGCATTGATTCTGATGGGAGCAATATTAAAGGAAAACTTGCATTCCCTTCAGGAGGTAACCTAGACATTGACTCCAACGCTTCAAATATTGTACTCACATTAGATTTACCCAAAGATGCAGGTATAATAACTGACGTAGATAGCAACATGAGTTACGTTAAAGTACCACCGATAAGGCAGGGAGAGAAGCGCTTAAAAATATCTGCAGACGTTAACGTAGGAAAATTAATGATAGAAGAGAGTTAA
- a CDS encoding 4-hydroxyphenylacetate 3-hydroxylase family protein, producing MGLRTGQEYLDSIKVRNKAEIYVMGKEVKDVTTNPFLKPSVLAFKATFDSAWDEDTKDLARVWSPYINEEVNRFNSIHRSPEDLAAKVKLLRKISHKVGACFQRCVGFDALNTLYITTELMAQHGKTEPKEKFIEYLKTVQKKDLALAGAMTDAKGVRTLKPHEQPNKNAYVRVNEVTKDGIYVSGAKANITGVAASEEIVVLPTRAMGPDDQDYAVAFSVPTDTEGIKIVVGRQLNDARRLEGGDIDAIPYFYNHEGLVIFDNVFVPMDRVFLMRDWQYTGQLVEIFAAYHRQGYGGCKAGLGDVIIGATYNLAKQVGVEKAPHVQDKLNEEIFLTETMYAAGIAASLNGVEVCPGCWWVNPMQANVTKHLVTRFPSQISQLAIDIAGGILGTAPSEWDLKNPKIKELLAKYFQGVEGYTAEDRIRMVRLVENVALGVAFQIESVHGAGSPAAQRIMFSRLYNLNYSEEVAKKLAGMKSEVKFTKKVEPWRDSETEKLAKEAEKNTATASSGK from the coding sequence ATGGGATTAAGAACAGGTCAAGAGTATTTAGATTCAATTAAAGTTAGGAACAAGGCAGAAATTTACGTAATGGGAAAGGAAGTAAAGGATGTAACAACTAATCCCTTCCTAAAGCCTTCAGTTCTAGCATTTAAAGCAACTTTCGATTCCGCATGGGACGAAGATACTAAAGATCTAGCCAGAGTGTGGAGTCCTTACATTAACGAGGAAGTTAACAGGTTTAATTCAATTCACAGATCGCCAGAGGACTTAGCTGCAAAAGTTAAGCTCTTGAGGAAAATAAGCCATAAAGTAGGAGCTTGTTTCCAGAGATGTGTAGGTTTTGATGCACTAAATACCCTTTACATAACAACAGAGCTCATGGCACAACACGGTAAGACAGAACCTAAAGAGAAATTCATTGAGTATTTAAAGACAGTGCAAAAGAAGGACTTAGCATTAGCAGGAGCAATGACTGACGCAAAAGGAGTAAGGACCTTGAAACCTCACGAACAGCCAAATAAAAACGCTTATGTAAGAGTAAATGAAGTTACAAAGGATGGAATTTACGTTTCTGGAGCTAAGGCAAACATAACTGGAGTTGCCGCCAGTGAGGAAATAGTAGTTTTACCTACAAGAGCAATGGGGCCTGATGATCAAGATTACGCTGTAGCTTTTTCAGTTCCTACAGATACTGAGGGAATAAAAATCGTAGTGGGAAGGCAGTTAAACGATGCAAGAAGGCTAGAAGGAGGAGACATAGACGCAATACCTTACTTCTATAACCATGAAGGATTAGTAATCTTTGATAACGTTTTCGTGCCCATGGATAGAGTGTTCTTGATGAGGGATTGGCAGTACACAGGGCAATTAGTTGAAATATTTGCTGCATATCATAGACAGGGATACGGCGGATGTAAGGCAGGCTTAGGAGACGTAATTATAGGAGCCACGTATAATTTAGCTAAACAAGTAGGTGTAGAAAAAGCTCCTCATGTTCAGGATAAGCTTAACGAGGAAATATTCCTCACTGAGACAATGTATGCAGCAGGAATTGCCGCCAGCTTAAACGGAGTAGAAGTTTGTCCAGGCTGCTGGTGGGTAAATCCAATGCAGGCTAATGTTACAAAGCATTTAGTTACTAGGTTCCCTTCACAGATCTCTCAGCTGGCAATTGATATTGCAGGAGGGATTTTAGGCACAGCTCCAAGTGAATGGGACTTAAAGAATCCTAAGATTAAGGAATTGCTGGCAAAGTACTTCCAAGGTGTTGAGGGATATACTGCTGAGGATAGGATAAGAATGGTAAGGCTTGTAGAGAACGTTGCCTTAGGAGTTGCTTTCCAAATAGAGTCAGTTCACGGAGCAGGAAGCCCTGCAGCACAACGTATAATGTTCAGCAGACTGTATAACTTAAATTACTCTGAAGAGGTTGCAAAGAAGTTAGCAGGAATGAAGTCTGAAGTAAAGTTTACTAAGAAAGTTGAACCTTGGAGAGATTCTGAGACTGAAAAATTAGCTAAAGAAGCTGAGAAGAATACAGCAACTGCTAGTAGTGGAAAATAA
- a CDS encoding arylmalonate decarboxylase, with product MPGGRGRIGVIIPANNAAMEYDLWKMAPEGVTIHVTRMKPTKGCEPTDVEAFRQDIKETYYLLHEVSDVIIYGRTYGTHKHGNIIKEVIKDIVIPEEAVSEVLRKLGVKKVWVGTPYIKERTLEEVSWIKSQGFEVTGFDGLGKIKGVDISNTPVFTIYRLVKRNLEDVIKADAVYIACTALSTFEASQYLHEDLGIPVVTENVASMWKALQKIKVKGITPGFELR from the coding sequence ATGCCAGGAGGAAGAGGTAGAATAGGAGTAATCATCCCAGCAAATAATGCAGCAATGGAATATGACTTATGGAAAATGGCCCCAGAAGGGGTTACAATACACGTTACTAGGATGAAGCCTACAAAGGGTTGTGAACCTACAGATGTCGAAGCCTTTAGACAGGATATTAAGGAAACCTACTATTTACTCCACGAAGTTTCTGATGTAATAATTTACGGTAGAACTTACGGAACTCATAAGCATGGTAACATTATCAAGGAAGTAATTAAGGACATAGTAATACCAGAAGAGGCAGTATCAGAAGTGCTCAGAAAGTTGGGAGTTAAAAAGGTTTGGGTAGGCACTCCTTATATAAAAGAAAGAACTTTAGAGGAAGTGTCATGGATAAAATCTCAGGGATTTGAGGTAACAGGTTTTGATGGTTTAGGAAAAATTAAGGGAGTTGATATTTCAAATACTCCTGTCTTTACAATTTACAGGCTTGTTAAGAGGAACTTAGAGGACGTAATTAAGGCTGATGCAGTATATATTGCTTGTACTGCTTTATCAACTTTTGAGGCATCACAGTATCTACATGAAGATTTAGGAATTCCAGTTGTTACCGAAAATGTTGCATCAATGTGGAAAGCTTTACAAAAGATTAAAGTGAAAGGTATTACGCCAGGGTTCGAATTAAGATAG
- a CDS encoding cbb3-type cytochrome c oxidase subunit I — translation MSSVSKGLINLVNTIFQLDKDWVSRITMGMIVMSLVWGMLGIIDALMVRIQELSWGVSQTLVLTSQEYYAGIGLHAMRDLFGFAVQLEIAIFVFLSYKILNFRPRAKWFLNIGFILFNIAFMLLEGPIVAYPSFNDNYFPAESWYYLSPYGLPAYSQDVVSPLWFFGWELMDIGVYIYVIWLIYHYYLATKTYKEKLPIFGVFALMTSLMIAIGWSGEVAANTWDILNYYGLVGLNVISNQIAFGILWHSIVYISWMPAVGAMYYLIPLLAGKPLYSDKMGRVAALLYLVFSNNVPIHHLYMVDLPVSLKVLQEILTFGVVVPSMMTFFNLWATVKGAQVKMNLITAWITISFAGAIAAGVTGIANGDLSFDAIIHDSMWVVGHFHAMIFWSIVPAGFATLYYMVPMLTGRMWYSTKLGWIHMVGYMIGTAMIITGFDALGLSGLVRKAEIYPLISAYLTPEIMASVGAMIADFATLLWLGDLVLTLLKGKTQNFEGVSLDNAVSFVASTLEAPKLEKVEIPLHNVKSAIIKVLEKKN, via the coding sequence ATGAGTTCAGTTTCAAAAGGTCTAATTAACTTAGTTAATACAATATTTCAGCTTGACAAGGACTGGGTAAGCAGGATAACAATGGGAATGATAGTAATGAGCCTTGTATGGGGAATGTTAGGCATAATCGACGCATTAATGGTAAGGATACAAGAATTAAGTTGGGGAGTTTCTCAAACCTTAGTATTAACTTCACAGGAATATTACGCAGGAATAGGCTTACATGCAATGAGGGACTTATTCGGCTTTGCAGTGCAATTAGAAATTGCAATCTTTGTATTTCTCTCCTACAAGATTCTGAACTTCCGACCTAGAGCAAAGTGGTTCCTTAATATAGGATTCATATTATTCAACATAGCATTCATGTTACTAGAAGGGCCTATTGTAGCATATCCATCATTTAATGATAACTACTTCCCAGCAGAAAGTTGGTATTATCTATCACCTTATGGATTACCTGCATACTCACAAGACGTAGTTTCACCCCTATGGTTCTTCGGTTGGGAATTAATGGACATAGGAGTTTACATTTACGTGATTTGGTTAATATACCACTACTACCTTGCAACTAAAACATACAAGGAGAAGCTCCCAATATTTGGAGTCTTCGCTTTAATGACTTCATTAATGATTGCAATTGGATGGAGCGGAGAAGTTGCGGCAAACACTTGGGATATATTAAACTACTATGGACTTGTGGGATTAAACGTCATATCTAACCAGATAGCCTTCGGAATACTATGGCACTCAATCGTCTATATATCATGGATGCCTGCAGTAGGTGCAATGTATTACTTAATACCACTATTAGCAGGAAAACCACTATACAGCGACAAGATGGGAAGAGTTGCTGCACTCCTTTACCTGGTATTCTCAAATAATGTGCCAATACACCACTTATACATGGTAGACTTACCAGTAAGTTTGAAAGTATTACAAGAAATACTAACATTTGGAGTAGTTGTACCATCAATGATGACGTTCTTCAACTTATGGGCTACAGTTAAAGGAGCACAAGTAAAGATGAACTTAATTACTGCTTGGATAACAATTAGCTTTGCTGGAGCAATTGCGGCAGGAGTAACTGGAATTGCTAACGGTGACTTATCATTTGATGCAATAATTCACGATAGCATGTGGGTCGTTGGTCACTTCCACGCAATGATATTCTGGTCAATTGTTCCTGCAGGATTTGCAACACTGTACTACATGGTACCAATGCTAACCGGAAGAATGTGGTACTCAACAAAACTAGGATGGATCCACATGGTAGGATACATGATAGGAACAGCAATGATAATAACAGGATTTGACGCATTAGGATTATCTGGGCTAGTGAGGAAGGCAGAGATCTATCCATTAATTTCAGCTTACCTTACACCAGAGATAATGGCTAGCGTAGGAGCAATGATTGCGGACTTCGCTACATTACTATGGTTAGGAGATTTAGTGCTAACATTACTAAAGGGCAAGACACAGAACTTTGAAGGAGTAAGCTTAGATAACGCCGTATCATTCGTAGCATCTACACTGGAAGCACCAAAGCTAGAAAAGGTAGAGATACCTCTACACAATGTAAAGTCAGCAATAATAAAGGTATTAGAAAAGAAGAACTGA